From a single Hymenobacter sp. YIM 151500-1 genomic region:
- a CDS encoding 3-(methylthio)propionyl-CoA ligase: MLQGLMMNTPLRIAGLLEHAEKWHADTEIVSRLPEGGIHRYTYADLGYRSRQLANALAELGIREGDRVGTLAWNTHRHLELYYAVSGSGAVCHTINPRLFPEQLIYIINHAQDRLLFFDLTFLPLVEKLAPHCPTVESWVLLTGPGHRPATSALPNLLTYEDLLSAQSARYEWPTFDENTAASLCYTSGTTDQPKGVLYSHRSTVLHAYAASLPDCFNCSARDVVLPVVPMFHVNAWGIPYLGPMNGCKLVLPGPGLDAASLYELFEQEGVTFSAGVPTIWFGLLQFMREKQRRFSTLRRMIVGGAACPPALLKAFDEELGVEIRHAWGMTETSPLGTVSTLKSQHLQLSPDEQFAIQTKQGRSLFGIDMEIVDDAGRALPHDGQAFGDLLVRGPFVVADYYGAEQPGQLTASGWFRTGDVATIDAAGFMQITDRSKDVIKSGGEWISSIALENLAVAHPAVAEAAVIGVPHSKWSERPLLIVVRKPGQDVSAAELLAFYDGKVASWWKPDAVEFVPELPHTATGKLLKTQIRKDFAGYTLG, translated from the coding sequence ATGCTACAAGGCCTCATGATGAACACGCCCCTGCGCATTGCGGGGCTGCTGGAGCACGCCGAGAAATGGCACGCCGACACGGAAATCGTCAGCCGCCTGCCGGAGGGCGGCATCCACCGCTACACCTACGCCGACCTGGGCTACCGCAGCCGGCAGCTGGCCAATGCCCTAGCTGAGTTGGGCATCCGGGAGGGTGACCGGGTGGGTACGCTGGCCTGGAACACCCACCGCCACCTGGAGCTGTACTACGCCGTGTCGGGCTCCGGGGCGGTGTGCCACACCATCAACCCGCGCCTGTTTCCGGAGCAGCTCATCTACATCATCAACCACGCCCAGGACCGGCTGCTGTTTTTCGACCTGACCTTTTTGCCTTTGGTAGAAAAGCTGGCTCCGCACTGCCCCACCGTGGAAAGCTGGGTGCTGCTGACCGGCCCCGGCCACCGGCCCGCTACCTCGGCCCTGCCCAACCTGCTCACCTACGAAGACCTGCTCTCCGCCCAAAGTGCCCGCTACGAGTGGCCCACCTTCGACGAAAACACGGCCGCCTCGCTCTGCTACACTTCCGGCACCACCGACCAGCCCAAGGGCGTGCTCTACTCCCACCGCTCCACGGTGCTGCACGCCTACGCCGCCTCCCTGCCCGACTGCTTCAACTGCTCGGCCCGCGACGTGGTGCTGCCCGTGGTGCCCATGTTTCACGTCAACGCCTGGGGCATTCCGTACCTGGGCCCCATGAACGGCTGCAAGCTGGTGCTGCCCGGCCCCGGCCTCGACGCGGCCAGCCTCTACGAGCTGTTTGAGCAGGAAGGCGTGACCTTTTCGGCCGGCGTGCCGACCATCTGGTTTGGCCTGCTCCAGTTTATGCGCGAAAAGCAGCGGCGCTTCAGCACTTTGCGCCGCATGATTGTGGGCGGAGCTGCCTGTCCGCCGGCCCTGCTCAAGGCGTTTGATGAGGAGTTGGGCGTAGAAATTCGCCACGCCTGGGGCATGACCGAAACCTCGCCCCTGGGCACCGTCTCCACTCTCAAAAGCCAGCACCTACAGCTCAGCCCCGACGAGCAGTTTGCCATCCAGACCAAGCAAGGCCGCAGCCTGTTCGGCATCGACATGGAAATCGTGGACGACGCGGGCCGCGCCCTGCCCCACGACGGCCAAGCCTTCGGCGACCTGCTGGTGCGTGGCCCTTTCGTGGTGGCCGACTACTACGGAGCCGAGCAGCCGGGCCAGCTCACGGCCAGCGGCTGGTTTCGCACCGGCGACGTGGCCACCATCGACGCGGCCGGCTTCATGCAGATTACCGACCGTAGCAAGGACGTGATTAAGTCGGGTGGCGAGTGGATTTCGAGCATAGCGCTGGAAAACCTGGCTGTGGCTCACCCCGCCGTAGCCGAAGCCGCCGTCATCGGCGTGCCCCACTCCAAATGGAGTGAGCGGCCCCTGCTGATAGTGGTGCGCAAGCCCGGCCAGGACGTATCGGCCGCGGAGCTGCTGGCTTTCTACGACGGTAAAGTAGCTTCCTGGTGGAAGCCCGACGCCGTGGAGTTTGTGCCGGAGCTGCCCCACACCGCCACCGGCAAGCTGCTCAAAACCCAGATCCGGAAAGACTTTGCCGGGTACACCCTAGGGTGA
- a CDS encoding acyltransferase family protein gives MQTTTQAAGRPAGAAPLAEPGRNAAQAVPPGRLVSLDVFRGLTVMAMILVNNPGDWGHIYAPLRHARWHGCTPTDLIFPFFLFIVGVSITYALDGARRQPATHGRTLRRVLKRAAILFGLGLFSALFPTFDFSTVRIPGVLARIAVVFLVCGVVFLKTSRRQQLGLLAFLLVFYNVLMQLVPVPGFGPANLEAGTNLGAWLDRTVLGEAHLWKQSRTWDPEGLLSTLPAIGTGLLGLLAGQWLRRSDVDAATRVAWLFVWGGACVLLGLGWNSWFPINKSLWTSSYVLYTGGLALATLAGLYWLTDVQGHRGWIKASLVYGVNAITVFFLSGLIPRLLQLLKVPGANGQEVGLRTWLYDTFFVPYFSPINASLAGAIVCVLIWLGILWWMYKKQIIIKV, from the coding sequence ATGCAAACCACCACCCAAGCTGCCGGGCGCCCCGCCGGCGCCGCTCCTCTGGCCGAACCGGGGAGAAATGCCGCCCAAGCCGTCCCGCCCGGCCGCCTCGTGTCGCTCGACGTGTTTCGGGGCCTCACGGTCATGGCCATGATTCTGGTGAACAACCCCGGCGACTGGGGCCACATCTACGCTCCGCTCAGGCACGCCCGCTGGCACGGCTGTACGCCTACGGACCTGATTTTCCCGTTCTTCCTGTTCATCGTTGGGGTCAGCATCACCTACGCCCTCGACGGCGCCCGGCGCCAACCCGCTACCCACGGCCGCACCCTGCGGCGCGTGCTGAAACGAGCGGCCATTCTGTTTGGGCTGGGGCTGTTTTCGGCCTTGTTCCCAACGTTTGATTTCAGCACGGTGCGCATTCCGGGGGTGCTGGCCCGCATTGCGGTGGTGTTTCTGGTGTGCGGGGTGGTGTTTCTGAAAACTTCGCGCCGTCAGCAGCTTGGGCTGCTGGCGTTTCTGCTCGTCTTCTACAATGTGCTCATGCAGCTGGTGCCCGTGCCTGGCTTCGGCCCCGCCAACCTGGAGGCCGGCACCAACCTGGGCGCCTGGCTCGATAGGACCGTGCTGGGCGAGGCCCACCTCTGGAAGCAGAGCCGCACCTGGGACCCAGAAGGGCTGCTGAGCACTCTGCCCGCCATCGGGACGGGGCTGCTGGGCCTGCTGGCCGGGCAGTGGCTGCGCCGCTCCGACGTGGACGCGGCCACGCGCGTGGCCTGGCTGTTTGTGTGGGGCGGCGCCTGCGTGCTGCTGGGCCTGGGCTGGAACAGCTGGTTTCCCATCAACAAAAGCCTGTGGACTAGCTCTTACGTGCTCTACACCGGCGGCCTGGCCCTGGCTACGCTGGCCGGCCTCTACTGGCTGACCGATGTGCAGGGCCACCGCGGCTGGATCAAGGCCTCGCTCGTGTACGGAGTCAATGCCATTACCGTGTTCTTCCTCTCGGGCCTGATTCCGCGCCTGCTCCAACTACTCAAAGTGCCCGGCGCCAACGGCCAGGAAGTAGGCCTGCGCACCTGGCTGTACGACACCTTCTTCGTGCCCTATTTCAGCCCCATCAATGCTTCCCTGGCCGGCGCCATCGTGTGCGTGCTCATCTGGCTGGGTATTTTGTGGTGGATGTACAAAAAGCAGATTATTATCAAGGTGTAG
- a CDS encoding DUF2059 domain-containing protein, giving the protein MKHGIILAAALLLAAPAATAQSTTAAAAPAASLSAGHRKAAEDLLQASNAEKNMAESIDRILTMQTTQNPALKTVEPEMRAYLNKYMGWSVMKEDLVQLYAREFTEKELKELTKFYQTPVGRKTMEKMPQLLQAGMEIGQRRTQEHLPELQQAIAEKMKQQEGKPAEK; this is encoded by the coding sequence ATGAAACACGGCATCATACTGGCTGCGGCGCTGCTGCTGGCAGCTCCGGCGGCCACCGCCCAGTCTACTACGGCAGCGGCGGCACCTGCCGCGTCCCTCTCGGCGGGGCACCGCAAGGCTGCCGAAGACCTGCTGCAAGCCTCCAACGCCGAAAAGAACATGGCCGAGTCCATCGACCGGATTCTGACCATGCAAACCACGCAGAACCCCGCGCTGAAGACCGTAGAGCCCGAGATGCGCGCCTACCTGAACAAGTACATGGGCTGGTCCGTGATGAAGGAAGACCTGGTGCAGCTGTACGCCCGCGAGTTCACGGAAAAGGAACTGAAGGAGCTAACCAAGTTCTACCAAACTCCCGTGGGCCGCAAAACCATGGAGAAGATGCCCCAGCTGCTACAAGCTGGCATGGAAATCGGGCAGCGCCGCACCCAGGAGCACCTGCCGGAGCTGCAACAAGCCATTGCCGAAAAAATGAAACAGCAGGAAGGCAAGCCAGCGGAGAAGTAG
- a CDS encoding carboxypeptidase-like regulatory domain-containing protein, protein MTFSASSFSGRWWLGRRALAVLVLLLGLAHLGRAQVQLRGTVRDKETREVLPFATVAVPGSGNGTTTNLEGEFTLTVASLPVTLLVSELGHVRDTIRVTSASEPLALALAPATVVLPEVKVGSYPFQLVDRAFRHLQRNYRRQYFGKAFYRQITRISNEPTELQEVVWNVKSNPARMEGTTLAQGRYAGRPAITNFSNFSLYTRSFGLYDPRQDSTKSLALLSPNVEKNYLLELVGIVGQDSTGGVAEIKFETRPELTKYRAEGTVWIDINTYQVVRYRMSTPNFTATTNNPSQQYRNPRLNIEMDFQDGEAAVAPLELMKVDLTAELTQPGKPATPISVSSFTFFYDQGTTPTGLPYARVSVDDRDLDAIRAKPYDPEFWANNPVVKRTPAEDEVIAAFEKKGAFGTMVKKPAPKPGARR, encoded by the coding sequence ATGACGTTTTCTGCTTCGTCTTTTTCCGGGCGGTGGTGGCTGGGCCGCCGGGCGCTGGCCGTGCTGGTGCTGCTGCTCGGCCTGGCCCACCTCGGCCGGGCCCAGGTGCAGCTGCGCGGCACCGTGCGCGACAAAGAAACCCGCGAGGTGCTGCCCTTTGCCACGGTGGCCGTGCCGGGCTCCGGCAACGGCACCACCACCAACCTGGAGGGCGAGTTTACCCTCACCGTGGCCAGCCTGCCGGTTACGCTACTGGTTTCGGAACTGGGCCACGTAAGAGATACCATCCGCGTAACGTCGGCCAGTGAGCCGCTGGCCCTGGCCCTGGCGCCGGCCACGGTGGTGCTGCCCGAGGTGAAAGTAGGCAGCTACCCGTTTCAGCTCGTAGACCGGGCCTTCCGCCACTTGCAGCGCAACTACCGGCGCCAGTACTTCGGCAAAGCCTTTTACCGGCAGATTACCCGCATCAGCAACGAGCCCACCGAGTTGCAGGAGGTGGTCTGGAACGTGAAGTCGAACCCGGCGCGCATGGAGGGCACCACCCTGGCCCAGGGCCGCTACGCCGGCCGCCCCGCCATTACCAACTTCAGCAACTTCTCGCTCTACACCCGCTCCTTCGGCCTCTACGACCCGCGCCAGGACAGCACCAAGTCGCTGGCTTTGCTCAGCCCCAACGTGGAGAAAAACTACCTGCTGGAGCTGGTGGGCATTGTGGGCCAGGATTCCACGGGCGGCGTGGCCGAAATCAAGTTCGAGACCCGCCCCGAGCTGACCAAGTACCGCGCCGAGGGCACCGTCTGGATTGATATCAACACCTATCAGGTGGTGCGCTACCGCATGAGCACGCCCAACTTCACGGCTACCACCAACAACCCCAGCCAGCAGTACCGCAACCCCAGGCTCAACATCGAAATGGACTTCCAGGACGGCGAAGCGGCCGTGGCGCCGCTGGAGCTGATGAAGGTGGACCTCACGGCCGAGTTAACTCAGCCCGGCAAGCCGGCCACGCCCATCAGCGTGTCGTCGTTTACCTTCTTCTACGACCAGGGCACCACGCCCACCGGCCTGCCCTACGCCCGCGTGAGCGTGGACGACCGGGACCTGGACGCCATCCGGGCCAAGCCCTACGACCCGGAGTTCTGGGCCAACAACCCCGTCGTGAAGCGCACCCCCGCCGAAGACGAGGTTATTGCCGCCTTTGAAAAGAAAGGCGCTTTCGGTACCATGGTTAAGAAGCCCGCCCCCAAGCCCGGCGCCCGCCGGTAG
- a CDS encoding 3-ketoacyl-ACP reductase gives METLAGKTALVTGAGKGIGRAVALALAQEGVRVALLARNEQQLREVAQEIEAQGGTAVVVAADVADRAAVEAAVAQALQALGTIDILINNAGIGTFAKLVDMEPAEWERIIQVNLLGTYYVTRAVLPQMLERQTGDIINVASTAGQRGAATTSAYSASKFGLLGLTESLMQEVRKANIRVSALTPSTVATELAIGNNLTDGNPDRVMQPEDLAEFIVAQLKLNRRIFIKEAGMWSTNP, from the coding sequence ATGGAAACACTAGCTGGAAAAACGGCCCTGGTGACGGGCGCAGGCAAAGGAATCGGACGGGCTGTGGCCCTAGCCCTGGCTCAGGAAGGGGTGCGGGTGGCTCTGCTGGCCCGCAACGAGCAGCAGCTACGCGAAGTAGCCCAGGAAATCGAGGCCCAGGGCGGCACGGCCGTGGTGGTGGCCGCCGACGTAGCCGACCGCGCCGCCGTAGAGGCGGCCGTAGCGCAGGCGCTGCAAGCTTTAGGCACCATCGACATTCTTATCAACAACGCCGGCATCGGCACCTTCGCCAAGCTCGTCGACATGGAGCCGGCCGAGTGGGAGCGGATAATTCAGGTGAACTTGCTGGGGACCTACTACGTGACGCGCGCCGTGCTGCCGCAGATGCTGGAGCGCCAGACCGGCGACATCATCAACGTGGCCTCCACGGCCGGGCAGCGCGGAGCGGCCACCACCAGCGCCTACAGCGCTTCCAAATTTGGCCTGCTGGGCCTCACCGAGTCGCTGATGCAGGAGGTGCGCAAGGCCAACATCCGCGTATCGGCCCTCACGCCCAGCACCGTGGCCACCGAGCTGGCCATCGGCAACAACCTCACCGACGGCAACCCCGACCGGGTGATGCAGCCCGAAGACCTAGCCGAGTTCATAGTGGCCCAACTCAAGCTCAACCGCCGCATCTTCATCAAAGAAGCCGGTATGTGGAGCACGAATCCGTAG
- a CDS encoding glycoside hydrolase family 3 N-terminal domain-containing protein gives MAFLVLLLLSPFDGSAQRRRKKSASRPKTTTRTVAWRASAGKAKPKPKPAPARAEKRTTPATAPKLVAKAASQGKSRNLPVPFAGQLGQSRWVDSVMTTLTPDQRVAQLFMVAAYSNRTRVDEDSVSALIQQYGIGGLIFFQGGPVRQSKLLNRYQSQAKVPLLVAMDAEWGVGMRLDSVVRFPFQMSLGGIRQNQLIYDMGTEVAAQFKRLGMHVNFAPVIDVNNNAQNPVIGFRSWGENRENVTEKSYLYMKGMQDAGVLAVAKHFPGHGDTDVDSHLALPLLRIDRKRLDTLELFPFKSLIQRGIGGMMVAHLNIPALDTTGVPSTLSKPIIQGLLQQKLGFEGIIFTDAMNMKGVISKYPPGEADLRALLAGNDILEFSKNIPLALQMVREAINRGEITQEEIDRRCRKVLALKQWAGLDRYRPIDLRNITQDLNTPHAQYLSRQLSELSVTVLRNQRQLLPLQRLDTLRLATLTIGTKDTTDFQRLVADYAPARHFWLPASPSLDELARMRETLKPYNLVLIGVNNLGRAPATNFGVSPEANVLLRELGGKGQKLVVTVFGSAYAVARLRDLDRADAVVLAYQESKNAQEVAAEVLFGGLAASGKLPVTVSDRYSYGAGLTTQGGLRLRYSFPEAVGMNNNLESRIDSLMEAAIAARAFPGGEVLIARRGTVVLRKSYGTHSYPAAGKPARRVRDTDLYDLASVTKVSAALPALMRLQDQGKFNPDMTMGQLLPELQGTNKQDLKLRDVLTHQARLKAWIPFWRDYTKPRGLLNALLGKSPEAQDVPVNQPAKLNRRYFRADSSARFPYQAATNLWARKDFPELIFQAIAESPLNEKPGYVYSDLSFILYPRFVEAATGKGLDQFVIDELYRPLGAATLGFNPTRRFPLSRIAPTEYDSLFRHGQLHGTVHDEGAALLGGLSGHAGLFGSANDLAKLVQLYAWNGRYGGQQLLKPETLQEYTRCQFCPDNRRALGFDRPAQNPSVNSAKSVSQLSYGHTGYTGTYFWVDPKEELFCIVLTNRVNPTRRNNKISDLSVRSRVLQIALESVRQPVKQEVETTVEE, from the coding sequence TTGGCATTCCTGGTTTTGCTGTTGCTCAGCCCTTTCGATGGTTCGGCGCAGCGGCGGCGTAAGAAATCCGCCTCGCGGCCTAAGACGACGACGCGCACGGTGGCCTGGCGAGCCAGCGCCGGCAAGGCCAAGCCCAAGCCGAAACCAGCACCGGCCAGGGCAGAGAAGCGGACCACCCCAGCAACGGCGCCGAAACTGGTGGCCAAGGCCGCCAGCCAGGGCAAGAGCCGCAACCTGCCGGTACCGTTTGCCGGGCAGCTGGGCCAGTCCCGGTGGGTAGACTCAGTGATGACGACGCTGACGCCCGATCAGCGGGTGGCTCAGCTGTTTATGGTGGCCGCCTACTCCAACCGCACCCGCGTGGACGAGGACTCGGTGTCGGCCCTGATTCAGCAGTACGGCATTGGGGGGCTGATTTTCTTTCAGGGCGGGCCGGTACGCCAGAGCAAGCTGCTGAACCGCTACCAGAGCCAGGCCAAAGTGCCGCTGCTGGTGGCCATGGACGCCGAGTGGGGCGTGGGCATGCGCCTGGACAGCGTGGTGCGCTTTCCGTTTCAGATGAGCCTGGGCGGCATCCGGCAAAACCAGCTCATCTACGACATGGGCACGGAGGTGGCGGCCCAGTTCAAGCGCCTGGGTATGCACGTCAACTTCGCCCCGGTTATCGACGTCAACAACAACGCCCAAAACCCGGTCATTGGCTTCCGGAGCTGGGGCGAAAACCGTGAGAACGTCACTGAAAAGAGCTACCTCTACATGAAGGGCATGCAGGACGCGGGCGTGCTGGCCGTAGCTAAGCACTTTCCCGGCCACGGCGACACCGACGTGGACTCCCACCTGGCCCTGCCCCTGCTGCGCATCGACCGGAAGCGCCTCGACACGCTGGAGTTGTTTCCATTTAAGAGCCTAATTCAGCGCGGCATCGGGGGCATGATGGTGGCCCACCTCAACATTCCGGCTCTGGATACCACGGGCGTACCGTCTACGCTTTCCAAGCCGATTATCCAGGGGCTGTTGCAGCAGAAGCTGGGCTTCGAGGGTATCATCTTCACTGACGCCATGAACATGAAGGGCGTCATCTCGAAGTACCCGCCCGGCGAGGCCGACCTGCGCGCCCTGCTGGCCGGCAACGACATTCTGGAGTTCTCGAAAAACATTCCGCTGGCCCTGCAAATGGTGCGCGAGGCCATTAACCGGGGCGAGATTACGCAGGAGGAAATTGACCGGCGCTGCCGTAAGGTGTTGGCACTGAAGCAGTGGGCCGGCCTCGACCGGTACCGCCCCATCGACCTGCGCAATATCACCCAGGACTTGAACACGCCCCACGCCCAGTACCTGAGCCGGCAGCTGTCGGAGCTGAGCGTGACGGTGCTGCGCAACCAGCGCCAGCTGCTGCCCTTGCAGCGCCTCGATACCCTGCGCCTGGCCACGCTCACCATTGGCACCAAGGACACCACCGACTTTCAGCGCCTGGTGGCCGACTACGCCCCGGCCCGCCATTTCTGGCTGCCGGCTTCGCCTTCGTTGGATGAGCTGGCCCGGATGCGCGAGACGCTGAAGCCGTATAACCTGGTATTGATTGGGGTAAACAACCTGGGCCGGGCGCCGGCCACCAACTTTGGCGTGAGTCCCGAGGCCAACGTGCTGCTGCGGGAGCTGGGTGGCAAAGGGCAGAAGCTGGTGGTGACGGTGTTCGGCTCGGCCTACGCCGTGGCCCGCCTCCGCGACCTGGACCGCGCCGACGCCGTCGTGCTGGCCTACCAGGAAAGCAAAAATGCCCAGGAAGTAGCCGCCGAAGTGCTGTTTGGAGGCTTGGCGGCCAGCGGTAAGCTACCCGTGACGGTAAGTGACCGATACTCGTACGGCGCCGGGCTCACGACCCAGGGCGGCCTGCGCCTGCGCTACAGCTTCCCCGAAGCCGTGGGCATGAATAATAACCTGGAAAGCCGCATCGATTCGCTGATGGAAGCGGCTATTGCGGCCCGCGCCTTTCCCGGTGGCGAGGTGCTGATTGCCCGGCGCGGCACGGTGGTGCTGCGCAAAAGCTACGGCACCCACTCCTACCCCGCGGCCGGCAAGCCGGCCCGCCGCGTCCGTGACACCGACCTGTACGACCTGGCTTCCGTGACCAAGGTATCGGCGGCGCTGCCGGCCCTGATGCGCCTGCAAGACCAGGGCAAGTTCAACCCCGACATGACCATGGGCCAGTTGCTGCCCGAGCTGCAAGGCACCAACAAGCAGGACCTGAAGCTGCGCGACGTGCTCACCCACCAGGCTCGCCTGAAGGCCTGGATTCCGTTCTGGCGCGACTACACCAAGCCCCGCGGCTTGCTGAACGCCTTGCTCGGCAAGAGCCCCGAGGCCCAGGATGTGCCCGTGAACCAGCCCGCGAAGCTGAACCGCCGCTACTTCCGCGCCGACTCCTCGGCCCGCTTCCCGTACCAGGCCGCCACCAACTTGTGGGCGCGCAAAGACTTTCCGGAGCTGATTTTCCAGGCCATTGCCGAGTCGCCGCTGAATGAGAAGCCCGGCTACGTGTACTCCGACCTGTCGTTTATCCTGTACCCGCGCTTTGTAGAGGCCGCCACGGGCAAGGGCCTCGACCAGTTTGTGATCGACGAGCTGTACCGGCCCCTGGGCGCTGCCACACTAGGCTTCAACCCTACCCGCCGCTTCCCGCTCAGCCGCATTGCCCCCACCGAATACGACTCCCTGTTCCGCCACGGCCAGCTGCACGGCACCGTGCACGACGAGGGCGCGGCCCTGCTGGGCGGCCTCTCCGGCCACGCGGGCCTGTTTGGCTCCGCCAACGACCTGGCCAAGCTGGTGCAGCTCTACGCCTGGAACGGGCGCTACGGCGGGCAGCAGCTCCTGAAGCCGGAAACTTTGCAGGAGTACACCCGCTGCCAGTTTTGCCCCGACAACCGCCGCGCCCTGGGCTTCGATAGACCCGCCCAGAACCCAAGCGTCAACTCGGCCAAAAGCGTGTCGCAGCTTAGCTACGGGCACACCGGCTACACGGGCACCTACTTCTGGGTTGACCCCAAGGAGGAGCTGTTCTGCATTGTGCTGACCAACCGCGTCAACCCCACCCGCCGCAACAATAAAATCTCCGACCTGAGCGTGCGGAGCCGGGTGCTGCAAATAGCCTTGGAGAGTGTGCGGCAGCCGGTAAAGCAGGAGGTGGAAACGACGGTGGAAGAGTAG
- a CDS encoding superoxide dismutase, which translates to MLKRDFLKNSLLAAVGALVSPAVLAAAHEEQLLREARAMPLAEGPFTLPALPYAFTALEPHIDARTMEIHHDAHHKTYVSKLNEAVMGKPEEKLSLAQLLASASKQPDAVRNNAGGHWNHSFFWQILSAKGGGQPTGTLAAAITKDFGSFEKFQEEFTKAATGRFGSGWAWLIHDKKAGKLAITSTPNQDNPLMDLTGVQRGTPLLGLDVWEHAYYLKYQNKRPDYVKAFWNVVNWSECGRRYDESLKS; encoded by the coding sequence ATGCTCAAGCGAGATTTTCTGAAAAACAGCCTGCTGGCGGCAGTAGGTGCCCTGGTGAGCCCCGCCGTGCTGGCGGCCGCCCATGAAGAACAGCTGCTGCGCGAAGCCCGCGCCATGCCCCTGGCCGAGGGGCCGTTTACGCTGCCGGCCCTGCCCTACGCCTTCACGGCCCTGGAGCCCCACATTGATGCGCGCACCATGGAAATCCACCACGATGCCCACCACAAAACCTACGTCTCGAAGCTGAACGAGGCCGTGATGGGCAAGCCGGAGGAAAAGCTGAGCCTGGCCCAGCTACTGGCCTCGGCCAGCAAGCAGCCAGATGCCGTCCGCAACAACGCCGGCGGCCACTGGAACCACTCGTTTTTCTGGCAAATTCTATCGGCCAAGGGCGGCGGGCAACCTACCGGGACGCTGGCCGCGGCCATTACCAAAGACTTCGGCTCCTTCGAGAAGTTCCAGGAAGAATTCACCAAAGCCGCCACCGGCCGCTTCGGCTCCGGCTGGGCTTGGCTCATCCACGACAAGAAAGCCGGCAAGCTCGCCATTACCTCCACCCCCAACCAGGACAACCCGCTGATGGACCTCACCGGCGTGCAGCGCGGCACGCCCCTGCTGGGCCTCGATGTGTGGGAGCACGCCTACTACCTCAAGTACCAGAACAAGCGCCCCGACTACGTAAAAGCCTTCTGGAACGTCGTAAACTGGTCCGAGTGCGGCCGCCGCTACGACGAGTCACTTAAGAGTTAG
- a CDS encoding GxxExxY protein produces the protein MHENDISFEIRKAAFKVHTTLGPGLLESVYEVALAHELQQVGLQVLRQLSLPMMYAGVQLHIDAGFRLDLVVAGKVIVEIKSVEALQEVHFKQLLTYLKLSGLKLGQLINFNVVHLKDHMHRLVNGL, from the coding sequence ATGCATGAGAATGATATTTCGTTTGAGATAAGAAAAGCAGCATTTAAGGTGCATACTACCCTTGGTCCGGGCTTGTTGGAATCGGTGTATGAAGTGGCGCTGGCGCATGAGCTGCAACAGGTGGGCCTACAGGTGCTGCGGCAACTTTCGCTGCCGATGATGTATGCCGGGGTCCAGCTCCATATAGACGCAGGATTTCGTCTGGATTTGGTGGTAGCTGGTAAAGTGATTGTAGAAATAAAGTCAGTTGAAGCACTACAGGAAGTTCATTTTAAGCAGCTTCTGACTTATCTTAAACTTTCCGGCCTCAAACTCGGCCAGCTCATCAACTTCAACGTCGTTCACCTCAAAGACCACATGCACCGCCTCGTGAACGGCTTGTAA
- a CDS encoding radical SAM protein has protein sequence MLPTFLLMLDPKITLYAMLNKALLDRLFYVPFWDCPYECSFCCVDSRPGAAPGWPDAGEEALFALAQEMSCRYGRPVQLHFYGGEPMLRAGYVEHVARRVRESPFISKLVLYTTLRSGSPRQVLNILGPKRLEILVNPDTVNERVTAALRELRGVARLNLLPVHFVTGRGAVELRPDQYRWLPVGWPGHSCFARTSGPLVNGPQGTVHVCCLPQSPLLGSFDDAPALLLDRYDAALRTVPRALNRACRAEGLVHPCAVCNRYTGYQSQAGPSHNAFSVEKALSLKN, from the coding sequence ATGCTTCCGACTTTTCTCCTTATGCTCGACCCCAAAATCACGCTCTACGCCATGCTGAACAAGGCCTTGCTGGACCGCCTGTTTTACGTGCCGTTCTGGGACTGCCCCTACGAGTGTTCTTTCTGCTGCGTCGATTCGCGGCCGGGCGCGGCACCCGGCTGGCCCGATGCCGGCGAGGAGGCGCTGTTTGCCCTGGCCCAGGAAATGAGCTGCCGCTACGGCCGGCCCGTGCAGCTGCATTTCTACGGCGGAGAGCCCATGCTGCGGGCCGGCTACGTAGAGCACGTGGCCCGGCGCGTGCGCGAAAGTCCGTTTATCAGCAAGCTGGTGCTGTACACCACGTTGCGCAGCGGCTCCCCGCGCCAGGTGCTCAACATTCTGGGGCCGAAGCGCCTGGAAATCCTCGTCAACCCCGACACGGTGAACGAGCGGGTGACGGCCGCGCTTCGGGAGCTGCGCGGGGTGGCCCGGCTCAACCTGCTGCCCGTGCATTTCGTGACCGGGCGCGGGGCCGTGGAGCTGCGCCCCGACCAGTACCGCTGGCTACCCGTGGGCTGGCCCGGTCACAGTTGCTTTGCTCGCACCTCGGGCCCGCTCGTCAACGGCCCGCAAGGTACTGTGCACGTGTGCTGCCTGCCCCAAAGCCCGCTGCTAGGCTCCTTCGACGACGCGCCCGCCCTGCTCCTGGACCGCTACGACGCGGCTCTGCGCACCGTGCCCCGCGCCCTCAACCGCGCCTGCCGCGCCGAAGGCCTCGTGCACCCCTGCGCCGTGTGCAACCGCTACACCGGCTACCAGTCCCAAGCCGGCCCCAGCCACAACGCCTTTTCTGTGGAAAAGGCGTTGTCACTTAAGAATTAA